In Mixophyes fleayi isolate aMixFle1 chromosome 11, aMixFle1.hap1, whole genome shotgun sequence, one DNA window encodes the following:
- the CAMK2N1 gene encoding calcium/calmodulin-dependent protein kinase II inhibitor 1 has translation MSEVLPFSEAEQRGHYADGGGDMAGQIPLTCRLQDTGNFYGSSGQGGGKRPPKLGQIGRSKRVVIEDETIEAVLTLSEKAPPAV, from the exons ATGTCCGAGGTGCTGCCCTTCAGCGAGGCCGAGCAGCGGGGGCACTACGCGGATGGAGGGGGGGACATGGCCGGGCAGATCCCCCTCACCTGTCGCCTCCAGGACACCGGCAACTTCTACGGTAGCTCCGGGCAGGGGGGCGGCAAGAGACCCCCCAAACTCGGCCAGATCGGCCGCAGCAAGAGAG TAGTGATAGAAGACGAGACGATTGAAGCTGTTCTCACCCTGTCAGAGAAAGCGCCTCCTGCCGTTTAA